Proteins co-encoded in one Corylus avellana chromosome ca9, CavTom2PMs-1.0 genomic window:
- the LOC132162009 gene encoding non-specific lipid-transfer protein Cor a 8.0101: protein MGSLKLVCAVLLCMMVAAPVARASLTCPQIKGNLTPCVLYLKNGGVLPPSCCKGVRAVNDASRTTSDRQSACNCLKDTAKGIAGLNPNLAAGLPGKCGVNIPYKISPSTNCNNVK from the exons ATGGGTAGCCTTAAGTTGGTATGCGCGGTCCTCTTGTGCATGATGGTGGCCGCACCCGTTGCCCGGGCGTCCCTGACATGCCCACAGATAAAAGGCAACCTCACGCCATGCGTGCTCTACCTGAAGAACGGCGGCGTTCTTCCTCCCTCTTGCTGCAAGGGCGTCAGGGCTGTAAACGACGCCTCCAGGACCACGTCCGACCGCCAGTCCGCTTGCAACTGCTTGAAAGATACAGCCAAAGGCATCGCTGGCCTCAACCCTAATCTTGCTGCTGGCCTCCCCGGCAAGTGTGGTGTCAACATTCCTTACAAGATCAGCCCCTCCACCAACTGCAACAA CGTGAAGTGA
- the LOC132161615 gene encoding non-specific lipid-transfer protein 1-like, which translates to MASSFDVVRLTCVVLVCMMVYAPLADAAISCGQVQSSLLPCITYVRNNGQGAPPPSCCSGIVAVNNGAKTTTDRQTVCDCLKKAASALSGVNPNIIAGLPGKCNVNIPYKISTSTNCKTIK; encoded by the exons ATGGCCAGCTCCTTCGACGTCGTTAGGCTTACTTGCGTGGTGCTCGTGTGCATGATGGTTTATGCACCGCTTGCCGACGCTGCCATATCATGTGGGCAGGTTCAAAGCAGCCTGCTCCCTTGCATTACCTACGTTAGGAACAACGGTCAGGGGGCTCCCCCTCCAAGCTGCTGCAGCGGGATCGTCGCCGTCAACAACGGTGCAAAGACCACAACCGACCGCCAGACCGTCTGCGACTGCTTGAAAAAGGCCGCTTCTGCCTTAAGCGGAGTCAATCCTAATATTATTGCTGGCCTCCCTGGCAAGTGTAATGTCAACATTCCTTACAAGATCAGCACCTCCACCAACTGCAAAAC CATCAAATGA
- the LOC132192369 gene encoding non-specific lipid-transfer protein 1-like, translated as MASSFVVRLTCVVLVCMMVYAPLADAAISCGQVQSSLLPCITYVRNNGQGAPPPSCCSGIVAVNNGAKTTTDRQTVCDCLKKAASALSGVNPNIIAGLPGKCNVNIPYKISTSTNCKTIK; from the exons ATGGCCAGCTCCTTCGTCGTTAGGCTTACTTGCGTGGTGCTCGTGTGCATGATGGTTTATGCACCGCTTGCCGACGCTGCCATATCATGTGGGCAGGTTCAAAGCAGCCTGCTCCCTTGCATTACCTACGTTAGGAACAACGGTCAGGGGGCTCCCCCTCCAAGCTGCTGCAGCGGGATCGTCGCCGTCAACAACGGTGCAAAGACCACAACCGACCGCCAGACCGTCTGCGACTGCTTGAAAAAGGCCGCTTCTGCCTTAAGCGGAGTCAATCCTAATATTATTGCTGGCCTCCCTGGCAAGTGCAATGTCAACATTCCTTACAAGATCAGCACCTCCACCAACTGCAAAAC CATCAAATGA
- the LOC132192145 gene encoding non-specific lipid-transfer protein 1-like: MASSIVLRITCMVLISMMVSAPLAHAAISCGSVTGNLVACITYVRNPGSGPVPPACCKGISAINSAAKTTPDRQAVCECLKKAAGAVSSVNPAIIAGLPGKCGVNVPYKISTSTNCKTVK, translated from the exons ATGGCTAGCTCCATCGTCCTTAGGATTACTTGCATGGTTCTCATCTCCATGATGGTTTCTGCACCGCTCGCCCACGCTGCCATATCATGTGGCTCGGTTACTGGCAACTTGGTGGCTTGCATAACCTACGTCAGGAATCCGGGTAGTGGGCCCGTCCCTCCAGCCTGCTGCAAAGGGATTTCTGCCATCAACAGTGCCGCCAAGACCACCCCCGACCGCCAGGCCGTCTGCGAGTGCTTGAAGAAAGCCGCTGGCGCCGTCTCCAGTGTCAACCCTGCTATTATTGCTGGCCTCCCCGGCAAGTGTGGAGTTAACGTTCCTTACAAGATCAGCACCTCCACCAACTGCAAAAC CGTCAAATGA
- the LOC132162096 gene encoding non-specific lipid-transfer protein 1-like translates to MASSIILIRLTCMVLMCMMVCAPLAQASISCNQVVGSLASCITYVKSNGSGAVPSACCKGISSLSSSAKTTADRRAACDCLKKAAGAIAGVNRSLIAGLPAKCNVRIPYKISTSTNCKTIK, encoded by the exons ATGGCTAGCTCCATCATCCTCATCAGGCTTACTTGCATGGTGCTCATGTGCATGATGGTATGTGCACCACTTGCTCAGGCTTCCATATCATGTAACCAGGTTGTCGGCAGCCTGGCGTCCTGCATAACCTACGTTAAGAGTAATGGTAGTGGGGCCGTCCCTTCAGCCTGCTGCAAAGGGATTTCTTCCCTCAGTAGTTCCGCCAAGACCACCGCCGACCGCCGGGCCGCCTGCGATTGCTTGAAGAAAGCCGCTGGCGCCATCGCCGGTGTCAACCGTTCTCTTATTGCTGGCCTCCCTGCCAAGTGTAATGTTAGAATTCCTTACAAGATCAGCACCTCCACCAACTGCAAAAC CATCAAATGA